The Pseudomonadota bacterium sequence GGGGGGAATGGTTCTGGATTCGGATAACCGTGCTTTTTTGCGGAGTCGTGGTCGGGTCATCTGGCTGAAGGCCGGTCCAGAAGTTATTTCCACCCGTCTGGCGCTGGATTCGCAAACGGCGGGATTCAGACCGCCATTGACGGCTTTGAGTCCGGCCGAGGAAATCCGGCGCGGGTTGGTTGAACGCGAACCGCTGTACCGGGAAATCGCTCACTATGTGATTGAGGTTGAGCGGCTGTCTCCCGATGCGATCGTTGCCCGGATCGTTGACTATTTACAGAAAAATCGTACTCTTATGCAAAGTCTGAAGGTTATGCCATGAGCAGTACATTTGGTACGCTGTTCAAAGTTACGACTTTTGGTGAGTCGCACGGGGCCGGGGTAGGGGCCGTGGTCGATGGCTGCCCGCCCGGAATCGAGGTTTCGTTGCCGGTGATTCAGGCTCAGCTTGACCGGCGGCGTCCTGGGCAGAGCGACCTTGTCAGCCCGCGCCGGGAAGCTGATCGCCTGGAGATTCTCTCCGGCCTGGAGGACGGCAAGACCTTGGGCACGCCGATTGCCATGCTGGTTCGCAACACCGATCTCAAGCCGGCTGATTATGGAGCTTTGACGGAGGTGCCGCGGCCCTCGCATGCCGATTATACTTATCGAATGAAATATGGAGTCGGTGCCCGCAGCGGGGGAGGGCGGGCCAGCGCCCGGGAAACCCTGGCCCGGGTGGCGGCCGGAACCTTGGCGGAGGAGTTCCTGCGCCTGCGGTTCGGGGTCGAAATCGTGGCCTGGGTCAGTCAGATCGGCGGGGCGGTTTTCAGTCAAGCGCCGCTTACCACGATTTCTCGGTCCGCGGTCGAGGCCTCGCCGGTACGTTGTCCTGATCCCGAGGCTGCCGCGGCCATGGTCGC is a genomic window containing:
- the aroC gene encoding chorismate synthase, whose translation is MSSTFGTLFKVTTFGESHGAGVGAVVDGCPPGIEVSLPVIQAQLDRRRPGQSDLVSPRREADRLEILSGLEDGKTLGTPIAMLVRNTDLKPADYGALTEVPRPSHADYTYRMKYGVGARSGGGRASARETLARVAAGTLAEEFLRLRFGVEIVAWVSQIGGAVFSQAPLTTISRSAVEASPVRCPDPEAAAAMVAEIEKARIARDSVGGVVSCVCRHLPAGWGEPVFDKMDALLAQAMLSLPAAKGFAVGSGFAGAAMTGSQHNDLFVVGDGGLATSSNFSGGIQGGISNGQPVFFEVAFKPVPTIARPQNTVDYNGNAVILEGKGRHDPCVLPRVVPVVEAMAAMVLADLALRQTARCVS
- the aroL gene encoding shikimate kinase AroL, which codes for MSNLYLIGYRAAGKSVVGRKLAATLGLPFQDSDLLLVERAGLSISAFVENFGWAAFRKLESEILKECDASAAMVLATGGGMVLDSDNRAFLRSRGRVIWLKAGPEVISTRLALDSQTAGFRPPLTALSPAEEIRRGLVEREPLYREIAHYVIEVERLSPDAIVARIVDYLQKNRTLMQSLKVMP